One part of the Sebastes fasciatus isolate fSebFas1 chromosome 8, fSebFas1.pri, whole genome shotgun sequence genome encodes these proteins:
- the LOC141772681 gene encoding transcriptional regulator QRICH1-like isoform X2 encodes MNNSLDGTGSYEELVRQKARSIPQHRMKEFLESLASKGADALQEFGQQVGDNTTTTTTMVYQQEANCIYTDSTEVAGSLLELACPVQVQVQPQQQQIQIQESQQQSVQQEQQIVQVQIQGQQHGQMLGQVLQVPSGSHQQLQGVTTAQLIQPGELTEEQHQQLQAQLVAAVAGGQQIQIQTVGALSPTQQQDNIERRVLGTTVATSQGAGVLQPAKKRKVDMPITVSYALPGQQVATVLAIPQGQGQQQSYVSLRPDLLTVDSSHLYSATGTITSPTGETWTIPVYSAPAGSGGREQVTHIAIPQEAYGTVQVAGPNTTTMTTMPTQVTIENDKLKSQSQTAQAVSSITSSGVMGGQEEVVHTLAANTLFPAQLMNGNIHIPVAVQGYPNATQSLIWDPQQQVLHTQGLSGQDIQQLQGHTVVAEIDGQGQQQVQVQELLLPATLKPEEGLEVWRLWAQRKNAELEKSDKNKLAPIGRRQALRFQEDLVSCAVAELCMGLSLMTTEARGLEEESYEADVLYYVFLCIQKYLFDNGRVDDVFSDQYYTRFAHSLHQIMEPWGPSIHPLGYIIPSHVTEEMLWECKQLGAHSPSTLLTTLMFFNTKYFHLKTVEQHLKVAFSKVLRHTRKSPNNPKDKSTSIRYLKATERFIGQKVTDDMYSEQLEDPENPLRCPIKLYDFYLFK; translated from the exons ACAGGCTCCTATGAGGAGCTTGTGAGGCAGAAAGCTCGGAGCATCCCTCAGCATCGTATGAAGGAGTTCTTGGAGTCCCTGGCCAGCAAGGGCGCAGATGCCCTGCAGGAGTTCGGCCAGCAAGTCGGAGATAACacgaccaccaccaccactatgGTCTACCAACAAGAGGCTAACTGCATCTACACAGACAGCACAGAGGTGGCAGGGTCATTGTTGGAGCTGGCTTGTCCG GTTCAGGTGCAGGTCCAGCCGCAGCAgcaacagatacagatacaggaGTCTCAGCAGCAGTCTGTACAACAAGAGCAACAGATAGTGCAG GTGCAGATCCAGGGCCAGCAGCACGGTCAGATGCTAGGTCAGGTCCTCCAAGTGCCCTCTGGCTCCCATCAACAGCTTCAAGGTGTGACTACTGCACAGCTGATTCAGCCTGGGGAACTCACCGAGGAGCAGCATCAACAG CTGCAAGCCCAGTTGGTGGCAGCCGTTGCAGGAGGACAACAGATCCAAATCCAGACAGTGGGGGCCCTCTCTCCCACCCAGCAGCAGGACAATATTGAGAGGAGGGTACTGGGAACCACTGTTGCCACATCACAGGGAGCAGGTGTCCTCCAGCCAGCCAAGAAGCGCAAGGTTGACATGCCCATCACTGTTTCCTATGCCCTGCCTGGTCAGCAAGTGGCCACAGTCCTGGCTATCCCTCAGGGACAGGGCCAGCAGCAAAGTTACGTCTCCCTGCGGCCGGACCTCCTAACTGTGGACAGCTCCCACCTTTACAGTGCTACAGGCACTATCACCAGTCCCACAGGGGAGACCTGGACAATCCCTGTTTATTCTGCTCCTGCTGGTTCTGGAGGCCGCGAGCAGGTCACCCACATTGCCATCCCCCAGGAGGCCTATGGAACAGTGCAGGTTGCGGGGCCAAACACTACAACAATGACTACAATGCCAACACAAGTTACTATTGAAAATGACAAGCTGAAAAGTCAAAGTCAGACAGCACAGGCTGTTTCCAGCATAACAAGCTCTGGGGTAATGGGAGGCCAGGAAGAAGTGGTGCACACACTGGCTGCAAACACGCTGTTCCCAGCCCAGCTGATGAATGGAAACATCCACATCCCAGTGGCAGTACAGGGCTACCCCAACGCTACACAGTCCCTTATCTGGGATCCACAGCAGCAGGTGCTGCACACACAGGGGCTATCAGGGCAGGACATACAGCAGCTGCAG gGTCACACAGTGGTAGCAGAGATAGATGGCCAAGGCCAGCAACAGGTGCAAGTGCAGGAGCTTCTGCTTCCTGCCACTCTGAAGCCAGAGGAGGGTCTGGAAGTGTGGCGGCTTTGGGCTCAGCGGAAAAACGCAGAGTTGGAAAAATCAGACAAAAATAAACTTGCCCCAATTGGCC gacGCCAGGCACTGCGTTTCCAGGAGGACTTGGTGTCGTGTGCAGTAGCTGAGCTCTGCATGGGTCTTTCTTTGATGACAACAGAGGCTCGGGGGTTGGAAGAGGAGTCTTATGAGGCTGATGTTCTCTACTATGTATTTCTGTGCATACAAAAA TATCTGTTTGATAACGGTCGAGTGGACGACGTTTTCTCAGATCAGTACTACACTCGCTTCGCTCACAGTCTGCACCAGATCATGGAGCCTTGGGGACCATCTATTCATCCGCtag GTTATATAATCCCCAGTCATGTGACGGAGGAGATGCTGTGGGAATGTAAACAGCTGGGAGCTCATTCTCCCTCGACGCTGCTCACAACTCTAATGTTCTTCAATACCAA GTATTTCCACCTGAAGACAGTGGAGCAGCATCTAAAAGTGGCCTTTTCTAAGGTGCTGAGACACACCAGGAAGAGTCCCAACAACCCCAAAGACAAGAGCACCAGCATCCGATACCTAAAGGCAACAGAGAGGTTCATAGGACAGAAAG tCACAGATGACATGTACTCCGAGCAGCTGGAGGACCCAGAGAACCCGCTGCGATGTCCCATCAAGCTCTACGATTTCTACCTCTTCAAATg A
- the LOC141772681 gene encoding transcriptional regulator QRICH1-like isoform X1, with translation MNNSLDGTGSYEELVRQKARSIPQHRMKEFLESLASKGADALQEFGQQVGDNTTTTTTMVYQQEANCIYTDSTEVAGSLLELACPVQVQVQPQQQQIQIQESQQQSVQQEQQIVQVQIQGQQHGQMLGQVLQVPSGSHQQLQGVTTAQLIQPGELTEEQHQQLQAQLVAAVAGGQQIQIQTVGALSPTQQQDNIERRVLGTTVATSQGAGVLQPAKKRKVDMPITVSYALPGQQVATVLAIPQGQGQQQSYVSLRPDLLTVDSSHLYSATGTITSPTGETWTIPVYSAPAGSGGREQVTHIAIPQEAYGTVQVAGPNTTTMTTMPTQVTIENDKLKSQSQTAQAVSSITSSGVMGGQEEVVHTLAANTLFPAQLMNGNIHIPVAVQGYPNATQSLIWDPQQQVLHTQGLSGQDIQQLQGHTVVAEIDGQGQQQVQVQELLLPATLKPEEGLEVWRLWAQRKNAELEKSDKNKLAPIGRRQALRFQEDLVSCAVAELCMGLSLMTTEARGLEEESYEADVLYYVFLCIQKYLFDNGRVDDVFSDQYYTRFAHSLHQIMEPWGPSIHPLGYIIPSHVTEEMLWECKQLGAHSPSTLLTTLMFFNTKYFHLKTVEQHLKVAFSKVLRHTRKSPNNPKDKSTSIRYLKATERFIGQKVTDDMYSEQLEDPENPLRCPIKLYDFYLFKCPQSAKGRNDTFYLTPEPVVAPNSPIWYSTQPIPKEHLEQMLARILAIREIQEAINMSESVH, from the exons ACAGGCTCCTATGAGGAGCTTGTGAGGCAGAAAGCTCGGAGCATCCCTCAGCATCGTATGAAGGAGTTCTTGGAGTCCCTGGCCAGCAAGGGCGCAGATGCCCTGCAGGAGTTCGGCCAGCAAGTCGGAGATAACacgaccaccaccaccactatgGTCTACCAACAAGAGGCTAACTGCATCTACACAGACAGCACAGAGGTGGCAGGGTCATTGTTGGAGCTGGCTTGTCCG GTTCAGGTGCAGGTCCAGCCGCAGCAgcaacagatacagatacaggaGTCTCAGCAGCAGTCTGTACAACAAGAGCAACAGATAGTGCAG GTGCAGATCCAGGGCCAGCAGCACGGTCAGATGCTAGGTCAGGTCCTCCAAGTGCCCTCTGGCTCCCATCAACAGCTTCAAGGTGTGACTACTGCACAGCTGATTCAGCCTGGGGAACTCACCGAGGAGCAGCATCAACAG CTGCAAGCCCAGTTGGTGGCAGCCGTTGCAGGAGGACAACAGATCCAAATCCAGACAGTGGGGGCCCTCTCTCCCACCCAGCAGCAGGACAATATTGAGAGGAGGGTACTGGGAACCACTGTTGCCACATCACAGGGAGCAGGTGTCCTCCAGCCAGCCAAGAAGCGCAAGGTTGACATGCCCATCACTGTTTCCTATGCCCTGCCTGGTCAGCAAGTGGCCACAGTCCTGGCTATCCCTCAGGGACAGGGCCAGCAGCAAAGTTACGTCTCCCTGCGGCCGGACCTCCTAACTGTGGACAGCTCCCACCTTTACAGTGCTACAGGCACTATCACCAGTCCCACAGGGGAGACCTGGACAATCCCTGTTTATTCTGCTCCTGCTGGTTCTGGAGGCCGCGAGCAGGTCACCCACATTGCCATCCCCCAGGAGGCCTATGGAACAGTGCAGGTTGCGGGGCCAAACACTACAACAATGACTACAATGCCAACACAAGTTACTATTGAAAATGACAAGCTGAAAAGTCAAAGTCAGACAGCACAGGCTGTTTCCAGCATAACAAGCTCTGGGGTAATGGGAGGCCAGGAAGAAGTGGTGCACACACTGGCTGCAAACACGCTGTTCCCAGCCCAGCTGATGAATGGAAACATCCACATCCCAGTGGCAGTACAGGGCTACCCCAACGCTACACAGTCCCTTATCTGGGATCCACAGCAGCAGGTGCTGCACACACAGGGGCTATCAGGGCAGGACATACAGCAGCTGCAG gGTCACACAGTGGTAGCAGAGATAGATGGCCAAGGCCAGCAACAGGTGCAAGTGCAGGAGCTTCTGCTTCCTGCCACTCTGAAGCCAGAGGAGGGTCTGGAAGTGTGGCGGCTTTGGGCTCAGCGGAAAAACGCAGAGTTGGAAAAATCAGACAAAAATAAACTTGCCCCAATTGGCC gacGCCAGGCACTGCGTTTCCAGGAGGACTTGGTGTCGTGTGCAGTAGCTGAGCTCTGCATGGGTCTTTCTTTGATGACAACAGAGGCTCGGGGGTTGGAAGAGGAGTCTTATGAGGCTGATGTTCTCTACTATGTATTTCTGTGCATACAAAAA TATCTGTTTGATAACGGTCGAGTGGACGACGTTTTCTCAGATCAGTACTACACTCGCTTCGCTCACAGTCTGCACCAGATCATGGAGCCTTGGGGACCATCTATTCATCCGCtag GTTATATAATCCCCAGTCATGTGACGGAGGAGATGCTGTGGGAATGTAAACAGCTGGGAGCTCATTCTCCCTCGACGCTGCTCACAACTCTAATGTTCTTCAATACCAA GTATTTCCACCTGAAGACAGTGGAGCAGCATCTAAAAGTGGCCTTTTCTAAGGTGCTGAGACACACCAGGAAGAGTCCCAACAACCCCAAAGACAAGAGCACCAGCATCCGATACCTAAAGGCAACAGAGAGGTTCATAGGACAGAAAG tCACAGATGACATGTACTCCGAGCAGCTGGAGGACCCAGAGAACCCGCTGCGATGTCCCATCAAGCTCTACGATTTCTACCTCTTCAAATg TCCGCAGAGCGCTAAAGGTCGCAATGACACCTTCTACCTGACTCCTGAGCCCGTGGTGGCTCCCAACAGCCCCATCTGGTACTCGACTCAACCAATCCCGAAAGAACATCTGGAGCAGATGCTCGCCCGCATCCTCGCCATCCGCGAAATCCAGGAAGCCATTAACATGTCGGAGAGCGTGCACTAG
- the LOC141772682 gene encoding receptor-type tyrosine-protein phosphatase V-like gives MRVQPISRVQILQEFRLQCKTLAANDNRGFNQEFEALEEVGKDLHNRSGDLEANREKNRYPYILPYDHCRVRLSVQNSQPHTDYINANFVPGGGSERDFICTQGPLPNTVVDFWRMVWEQNVRIIVMVTALRHKDWVLCEKYWPLERGTVHHGLIQVTTVTRKQGPDYFITTINLRQRDCPTGRIITHYYYPAWPDRGVPKDLSSLCAFTEHVRQELEAGPRLGPAVVHCSAGVGRSGTFVTLLWLMQLCVRGIRPDIRAAVEDLRLHRMWMVQNLGQYVFVHQCLLHWLSGGTSARAQIQGSTSNINHHIQDQPHGSSGRGGRAGRRRHRHQRQTAPSDQPLNTMQQILHPGMLLRRLLPSSSLFNPGSNAS, from the exons ATGAG GGTGCAACCCATCTCAAGAGTGCAAATTCTGCAGGAGTTTCGTTTGCAATGCAAGACACTCGCAGCCAATGACAACAGAGGCTTTAATCAGGAGTTTGAG GCGCTGGAAGAAGTTGGCAAAGACCTCCACAACAGATCGGGGGACTTGGAGGCCAACAGAGAAAAGAACAGATACCCCTACATATTGCCAT ATGACCACTGTCGCGTGAGGCTGTCCGTCCAAAACTCCCAACCACACACTGACTACATCAACGCCAATTTTGTGCCT GGTGGAGGATCAGAGAGAGACTTCATCTGCACCCAGGGTCCTTTGCCCAACACCGTGGTTGACTTCTGGAGGATGGTGTGGGAGCAAAACGTCAGGATAATCGTCATGGTGACAGCCCTGAGACACAAGGACTGG GTGCTGTGTGAGAAATATTGGCCTCTGGAACGAGGGACAGTTCATCATGGACTGATCCAAGTAACGACAGTGACCCGCAAACAAGGTCCAGATTATTTTATCACCACCATTAACCTCAGACAG agagACTGTCCAACAGGCAGGATCATCACACACTACTACTACCCTGCCTGGCCGGACCGGGGCGTCCCCAAAGACTTGTCCTCACTCTGTGCCTTCACTGAGCATGTGCGGCAGGAATTGGAAGCAGGTCCACGCCTCGGGCCGGCTGTGGTGCACTGCag TGCAGGTGTTGGGCGTTCAGGGACGTTTGTGACGTTGTTGTGGCTGATGCAGCTGTGTGTGAGGGGCATCCGGCCTGATATCCGAGCTGCTGTGGAGGATCTACGACTACATCGAATGTGGATGGTCCAGAATCTG GGGCAGTACGTATTTGTTCATCAGTGTCTGCTACACTGGCTCAGTGGAGGAACCTCAGCACG GGCCCAAATTCAGGGATCCACTTCAAATATTAACCACCACATTCAGGATCAACCCCACGGCTCCTCGGGTCGCGGGGGGCGAGCGGGTAGGAGGAGACATCGCCATCAACGACAGACGGCTCCATCGGACCAACCGCTGAACACAATGCAGCAGATTTTACACCCTGGGATGCTTCTGAGGAGGTTACTTCCTTCCTCGTCACTGTTTAATCCAGGCTCAAACGCATCCTGA